The genomic stretch CAGCAGCGCGGCGGCCAGAAGTACCCTCTGCTTCATCCCCTTCGAGTAAGAAGAAATCGGGGAATGCCGCGACGACCTAAGCCACAGCAGCTCTAGCAGGCGGCTTGCCCGCTCCTCCAGCAGCCTTTCCTCGATCCCGCGCAACCGTCCCACCAGCTGCAGATACTCTAGCCCGGAAAGATGCGTATACACATGCGCCTCTTCAGGAACATAGCCCAGTGCCTTGCGAAACCTCGGCAGGTCATCCTGGATGTTCTTGCCTTCAAACAGCACATGACCCGCGCTGGGTTCGAGGAGGCCGGTAATAATCTTCACCGTCGTCGACTTACCCGACCCGTTCGGCCCGAGATAGCCAACCACTTCGCCCGGAACGATCCGGAAGCTGACATTATTCACCGCCGGGATGCCGCGATAGCGCTTGGAGAGGTTCCGAACTTCGAGCATGCGTGTTCTCCTGCACCCTATGTAGCAAACTACTCTCGGCATTGTCAAGTAGTCTGCTACATAGGTAGAATCCCGCCCATGGCCGCCGAGGCGAAGCTCTCCCACACTGCCGCGATGATCCTCCACGCGATTCACGCA from Edaphobacter bradus encodes the following:
- a CDS encoding ABC transporter ATP-binding protein; this translates as MLEVRNLSKRYRGIPAVNNVSFRIVPGEVVGYLGPNGSGKSTTVKIITGLLEPSAGHVLFEGKNIQDDLPRFRKALGYVPEEAHVYTHLSGLEYLQLVGRLRGIEERLLEERASRLLELLWLRSSRHSPISSYSKGMKQRVLLAAALLHNPRLLVFDEPLSGLDVVSARLFKDLLQELAREGKAILYISHVLEVVEQVCDRVIVLSQGKILADAPPSELTSLMQLSSLEHVFAQLVQQQDTRSIARKMVDAIQVPHV